In Spirochaetota bacterium, the genomic window CCGCCTGGGCTAACAGTTATTAAAACAATACCAACATAAATATAGGGGAATGCTTCAAAAAAGCCTAATGCCTTTCCAATAGCTGCTGCAATAAATGGCATAACAGCCCATTGTAAAATTGCACCAGTTATAATCCCTTTTGGTTTTGTAAATACAATTTTAAAATCATTGAGTGTAAGTGTTAAACCCATACCCAACATAACAAAAAATAGCATCAACACTATTGATGTTTTAAAAATTTTATCCAGAGGCAATTGTTGAGGCGCTTCTTGAAAACGAGCAAAATTATAATATTCATCATTTATTGATAGTTGTGATTTAAGCAATTTGAAATTCATTTTATATTCTAACATTTTTTCAAGTTCTTCGTATGCAGTTTTCAAATCATGCTTAAGTATTTCATTTTTTTCAGGAATTGATAATATATAAATTTCACCAGTTATGTTTCTGATAAAAAAAGCTTTGTCTCGTCATCATTACCTTTAATTATATCAGTCTTTAAAACTCTTAAACGTCCATGGCATTATAATTCTTTAGCCTTAGTCCAATCAATCTTTCTACCAGCTTGATTCAATTTTTTAATTTGATGCACATCTTGCTGAGATTTGGTTATACGTGAAAGTTTTTTATATACATCTTCATAAGCAAACACATCCTGAACAATAACTAAGGAAGAAACTTTAGCACTGCTGATATAGCAATAAACATAATACAAAAATAAGATAAAAACTTCATCCAAACCCCTATTAAATTATTTTTAATGCAGATTGGAAGCGTTATAAGAATGTTACACAAATTAAATCCAAAACTACACTTATATTGTATTACAATCATATAATATACATTATATTTTGTCAATTAATATTATTACTACTTTTTCCCATCTTTGTTAAATATTTGGATTATACTTTGCTTCTATCTTGATACAACATTGTATCAAAATCTCTGCGACAAGATGTTAGGAATTTATAAGCAAACGTCTTTTGTCAAACGCCAACAGTTTTATCTTGAAAAAAACTTTGAGGATGGTATTAGATGATAATAGCTATAGTTTATTGAGTTGAATTTTAATATAAAGAAAACCTCTGCTGTGGCTTGCAGAGGTTTTCTTTTGTTTAAATTTAATATAAGCAAGATTTACATGCCTGGAATGCTTGTAAACACTCCGCGTGGATCAACTTCATTGCGTAATATTTCAAGTATTTCCTTAGATGGAACTTCAGTTACAGGAATTTCTCCTTCAGGTTTCAGCAGTTCAAATCCACAAGCTAACTGGCACAGATCAAATGATACCCCCGGATGCAGTGATTTGACTCTCATACGCTTTGTTTCAGGTTCAAAATCAAACACTGCAGCCTGAGATATGACGCATACAGGTCCGTTGCCCAATAACCCGGCTTTCTTTCTGCTATCCCCACCATCCAAAAATCCTGGTGAAGTAATAAAATCAACTTTAGGAACAAATTTTTGTGGTGACTGCAATCCAACAAGAATCATACTTTCAGCCAGTGAGGAAAGGTCATTATTGCCACCAGAACCGGTTAAGCGGTGATCAGGTTTCAAGAAATCTTTACCAATCATGTGGGTATTTACATTGCCATACATGTCAATCTGTGCAAATCCCAAAAAGGCTTTATCAACATAGCCATTGTATAACTGGCCAAATGAATACGCCATTTCCATGATTAATGGCGACTTGCGCCATGTTGCAGGGCCACCTACTGACCATGGGAGTGCTCCTTCCATTGGGTCCTGTGCACCTGATTCATACACCAGTACAATATTTGGTGCATGGGTCTTGCGTGCCAGTATGCCGGCAATCATTGGCAACCCTGTCCCAATATAAACTACTTCATGATCTTTTATCTGCTTTGATAAAATATATGCAAGCATTTCTAATGGATTCATTGGTTTATCAGATCTATTTCCCATAAGTCCTCCTTAATTTTTCAATAATTTTAAAAAATAAATTTTAATAGAATCTCATTTTGCTCATATCTTCAGGCCATTCACCACTGGTGTATTCTTCATAATCAAAATCAACACCGATGTCTTCATTATCATACTCTTCAGCTTTGGTTAATCGGCGTGATTCAGCAATCCATTTTGCACCACCCAACTTTTCTATAAATTCATACTGATCCTTTACACCATAAACCCAGTATTCAAGGAAGTGCTGGAAGTTTTCATCTGACTTCATTGCATACCTGAAAGCCATTTCCCACCACTGACGTGACCAGTAATAGCAGCCAGGCATTTGACCGGGCACTGCACCAAAAGGCAACTCAACCACTGCATCTACATACATTGCTGGAATATATACACCCTTGTTGTTGTATCGTATATCACTTTCAGGAACTATCTCTTCTGCGGTAATAATTAGTTTACGGGTTGCTGCAGCCATTGCTATGTCATTTATTGCTGGCCCAAAGAAACGCGCATTTCCTTTTTTATCAGCAGCATGAACATGAATAATGGATACATCAGGATATATTGCTGGAATAAATACCACGGGATCAGAATCACTTCTTATTGGATTCTGCATAACCTTAACATACGGATTATATTTCAGCATATCAGAACCTAAAAGTTGCTTGGAGAATACCCCTGGCAAACCCAATTGTGCTGCTTTAAATCCCTGCGCCATTGTTCCATGACTCCACTCAGAAAGTATAGTTACTTTGCCAGCTTTGAGTTGACGGGCATAGTTGCGGTCAATACCTCGCATTTCAGCACCCAGATAAGAATTGTGCGAATAACGGCAACAGCCTGCATTAATCATGTATGAGTGATTGGTATTTGGTGAACTACAAAACTGCAGGTTCTTCTTCTGTTGTCGTATAACTTCAAAATATGATTGAATAGAAGTGCGAACATAACAAAAGCCGCCATCAGTCATGATATCACCATCATGGACGTATTCAGCAACAGCTTCCTTTAAAGACATTCTTTTATCTTTGCGCGATCTGTCCTTATTCAAATGGAACCTTCGCGCATCCTCAAAATCTACCAACCTCTCAAGAATTGAGGTATCAGTGATTTTGAGATTTTTAAGTGCTTCTTCATTAAAGCTGAATTTTCCCATTTACATCCTCCTGCGTTATTAATTATTTCAAAAAAGCTTTAAAAACATTAATAATTATAACATACAATTTTATATATTACAAAAATTATATTCAATTACCAACTGTTTGGTATTAAATATAATTTATAATATATTAATTTGTACTTATTATTTTATATATAAATTTGTCAATATTTTTGTGTATAAAATATTAGCATATAATTGTAATATGTATGTCATAAAAATTTGTATAACATTATAAGAATGTGTTGTTTTATCTTAGTCTATAATATGATATATTGCGTTATTTATATACAATGTACACATTATATTTTATATACATGTTTATATTTCTACTCTTTGACTCTTTCACGACGGGATAGTATTGCATCGGGGTCAATTTCGCCAACATGTTCAAATATATAATCTGGTTGATAAGGGAATCTATCAACCATTGCCAATGTTGTTACACCAGAAAGAACAAGAATACATGTCATTCCAGCTTCAGAGCCTCCTAAAATATCAGTATCCATCCTATCTCCAATCATAAAACAATTTGCCGAGTGAACATTCAGCTTTTTACGTGCCCAATACATCATTGCAGGATTGGGTTTCCCTAAAAAATAAGGCCTTACACCAGTAACTCTTTCAATTGGTGCTACCAGCGCACCACAGGCAGGTACCGGACCACGTTGTGTTGGGCCGGTTAAATCAGGGTTAGTAGCAATAAACCGTGCTCCTTCCTGTATAAGGTACGTGGCTTCTATAATACGGGCATAGTCATATTCTTCAGTTTCGCCAATGATTACGTAATCAGGGTTTTTATACGTAATAACAATACCATTCTTTTCCAGTTCCTGAATCAACCCTTTTCCTCCAATGACGTATGCAGAACAACCAGGCTTCTGATACACAAGAAAACTTGCAGTTGCCATAGCTGACGTGTAAAATCTGTCCTCATCAACATCCAGTCCCAAAGCAAAAAACCTTTCTGAAAGCTCTTTAGGTGTATAATATGAATTATTTGTTAAAAATAAAAAGGGGTAACTACCTTTCTTGAGCTTATCAATAAAATCCTTTGCACCAGTAATAAGTGAGCTTCCTCTTACAATTACACCATCGATATCAATTAAAAACGATTTTTGATATCCCCTGTCAACTTTCATACCCTATCATACCATTTTCAAAAATTGTTTTGCCAATTCTACTGGTATAGGCTTGCCTTCACCATAGTATCCCATGGATTCGTTCTTATCTCCATGGAAATCACTTCCACCGGAAATAAGCAAAGAATATTTTTTTGCAATATGTAAAAGATGTGTTACATCTTCATCACCATGCATTGCTGAATACACTTCAATCCCTGCTACACCAGCATCAAAAAATTCTTTGATTAATTGTTCACAGTCATCCCATGTAGAAAAACCAAGAGACACAGGATGTGCAACAATTGCAATTCCACCACTTGCTTTAATAAGCTGTAAAGCGCGGTGAAAATTTATTTTTTCTTTCTTAACGTATCCCGGTTTTCCTTTTACCATAAACCGAGTAAAAACATCACTCACTGTTGGTGCATATCCTTTTTTCACCAGCACACGAGCAACATGTGGCCTACCAGGGGAATTGCCCAGAGCTTCTTTATCAACCTCTTCATCGGTAACATCGATGCCATGTAGCTGCAAATCTTTTATAATTTTATATATCCTTTGTTTTCGCAACATTTGCAGATGCTCTAACTCATACCGTAAATCAGCATTGGTATAATCAATTCCCATACCCACCAGATGAAATGAACCATGATGAAAATCTATACTGAACTCTATGCCAGGTATGAGCGTAAATGATTTTTGTTTTGCATAATCAAGAGCCTCAGCTAACCCATCAATAGAATCGTGGTCAGTAATAGCAAGCACGCTGACATTATGTGCAATTGCATAATCAATAATACCTGTTGGTGAATAGATCCCATCGGATGCTGTTGTGTGACAATGTAGATCAATTAGCTCCATAACAATTTAACCTGCTTAAATATTTTTTACAATAGCACATGTGCTGAAAAAAAACAACCTGATAATTTTTTAAACATTTTTTACATATAATCACTACATGGCGAAGGACGGACAAGCATTAATAATTTTTTTAACGATAGCGCATTATAAACTGCATAAGCATTGAAATCGTTATCAAAATAACAGTATGTTAATTTATTCCACTTTAAAATCTTTTCTGCCCAATTATGCAACTCATTATCTGAATAATTTGATGCATACAATTGTGTTGAACCATGCAATCGTATGTACACAAAATCAGCAGTTACTTCTTCATAGTATGGATATCTTCCAGCAGTATCTGATATACACCATGCCACATTATAATGATGCAATAATGAAAAGGAACTATCGCACATCCATGAATTATGCCGTGCTTCTATGGCATAGCGATAGTTACCGGGTAATACTGACAGAAAATCAGAAACCAGTGAAGCATCAAATTTTAGTGATGGCGGCAATTGAATAAGAATGACTCCTAACTTTTCATGTAATAATGATGCAGAAGCAACACACGTTGTTACATCAGCATTAACATCAATAAGTCGTTTAATATGTGTTATATATTTTGACAACTTCACACTGAAACAAAATCCATGTGGAACCTTATTATACCAGTTTACATACGCAGAATCTTTAAATTGTCTGTAGAATGTTGCATTAATCTCCACGGTATTAAAGACTGTAGCATAATACTGAAGCCACTTTGACTTTGCAACTGCTACTGGATAGAAAACACCGCGCCAGTGCTGATAATTCCATCCTGAACAGCCTATATAAAATTGTTCCTGTTCCATACATTATTCGATTATACAAATAAGTTGCACCATACGATACAATTATCAATTACATCTTATAGCATGAATGATGTTAAATCTTATGTATACATTATAAAATACATTGTTGGATGTATTTATTCAAGTATTTTTACATATATGCTCTGACCCCTATTTTTTTTACACCCACCCAAGTATCATGGAATACTTCTTTCGATAATATTCCTCATACTTCATGAACACAGCCACCCTCCTGGCAAAGGTTTCCCCTAACTCTAAAAAATACTCATGATGGTCTATTGGTACACCTACATCGGCATTTTCATCTAAATATGCCTGTATACTGCTGTAAGTGTATGTAGTAGGGTCAGAGCATACTCTTTTTCGTATGGGATTATGCGCTAAATACCACAACAACCACAATAAATAGTGAAATCCATCTTTTGCAAACTGTATAATGCTATCCTTATACCGCTCATTCCAGAAGGGTCCGGTTCTACCGGTTACCTTATTATAAACTTCAGCAAACCGTGCCTTAATATACTGTACAATACGGGATATTGGTGCACCATCATCTACTGTGTGAATAACTAAATGTATGTGATTATCCATAATACAGAAGGCAATGAGCTTAAAGTGATACTTAGCCTTTGCTTTGTTTAGTATTTCTACAAAGCATGACTTAAAATAGTCTTCCTGCAACATAGATTTCCACTCTATGCAGCGGGAAGTGATGTGATAGGTTAACCCTGGTAGCTGTACACGCAATTTCCGTGCCATAGTATTCCTCCAAAAGATATAAATTGTTTATGTTCTATATATATAAACGCAGGAGTTTAAAAAAATTAACAGATATGTGGAAAAAATTACAATATTTTGCAAAAAAATCTAAAACAATGGGGTCCGAGCATCCTACAAAACCCCGAAGGGGTGACATTATTGTAAGGGGTCAGAGCATACTATCTTTACAACCCCATCACAACATCAAGAAACCCCGAAGGGGTGATATTATTGTAAGGGGTCAGAGCTCAGGCTCTCCCCATCTCTGCGGTCTCTGCGTGAGACTAACTGATGCATCACGTAGAGTACGCAGAGTTATTAGAGAGGTAGTGGGATTTGAGGGTCAGAGCCTAATAAGTAGATCCTGAATCAATCCTGAATTAAATTCAGGACATGGTTCAGGATGACACCCTGTTATTCACTACAAAACCCCGAAGGGGTGACATTATTGTAAGGGGTCAGAGCCTTTTTACAGTAACTATCGCATATATACATAAAAGAATTATTATGTCTTGACAAAATAAACCTGCTTCTTGCTACAGTATGTAAAATACTTTATTTAAAGATACTATTATGGAACTACCACAAGCTACTAATTTTATTGAGGAAATAATCAACGAAGACTTAAAAAATAACGTTTGTACATCTATTATCACGCGCTTCCCTCCTGAACCAAATGGCTATCTTCATATTGGACATGCAAAATCAATATGCCTTAACTTTGGTATTGCTCAAAAATATAATGGTACATGCAATTTGCGTCTGGATGACACCAACCCTGAAAAGGAAGATGTTGAATATGTTGAATCAATTAAACAGGATATTCAATGGTTAGGCTTTCAGTGGGATGGTGATGTTAAACATGCTTCAGATTATTTTGAGCAACTGTATGAATGGGCCAAAGAACTTATCAAAAAAGGGAAAGCCTATGTATGTGATATGAGCGCCGAAGAAGTTGCCGCAACGCGTGGCACCCCTACCCAACCTGGCAAAGAAAGCCCATACCGCAATCGCAGTGTTGAAGAAAATTTAGAACTTTTTGAACGTATGAAAAATGGTGAGTTTCCCGATGGTTCAAAAACATTGCGTGCAAAGATAGACATGGCATCACCTAATATGCATATGCGCGATCCTGTTATGTATCGCATAAAACATGCTGAACATCATCGTACAGGCAATAGATGGTGCATTTACCCCACCTACGATTGGGCACATGGTCAGTCCGACTACATTGAAGGGATAACTCATTCTATATGCACACTGGAATTTGAGGTACACCGCCCATTGTATGACTGGTTTTTAGACCAGATAGCAACTGGGCAGCGTCCAAAGCAGATTGAGTTTGCACGCCTCAATTTAACCTACACCGTCATGAGCAAGCGTATGTTACTCAGACTGGTGCAGGAAGGCTTTGTAAATGGCTGGGATGACCCCAGAATGCCTACCATAGCAGGACTGAGAAGAAGAGGTTATACCCCCGATTCCATTAAAAATTTTGCAAAGCTTGTAGGCGTTGCCAAAAAAGACAGTATGGTTGATATTGCACTGCTTGAACACTGCATACGAGAAGATTTAAACAAAAGAGCTAATCGTGTTATGTGTGTTCTTAATCCCCTTAAAGTGGTTATTCTTAACTATCCTGATAATCAGATTGAATATGTTGAAGGCATAAATAATCCTGAAGACCCTGCTGCTGGCACCCGGAACATACCTTTTTCCAGAGTACTTTACATTGAGCGTGATGATTTTATGGAAAATCCGCCAAAGAAATTTTTCAGGCTTTCACCTGGTGCTGAAGTGCGTTTGCGTTATACGTATTTCATAAAATGTGTAAACGTCATCAAAGATAGTAATGGAACCATTACCGAAATTCATTGCACCTATGACCCTAACACAAAAGAAGGATACGCACCAGATGGCCGCAAAGTTAAAGGTACCATTCACTGGGTAAGTGCAGAACATGCTTTACCCGCTGAAATACGGCTTTATGACAGATTGTTCACCAGGGAAGATCCATCTGAAGTTGAAGGTGACAAAGATTTTACTGCTTATATTAATCCCGACTCTTTAAAAGTTGTCAATGGGTATATTGAACCTTATGTTAAAGGCATACAGGTTTACACTAATTTTCAGTTTGAACGCTTGGGTTATTTTACTGTTGACCCTGATTCTAACAAAGACAAACTCATATTCAATAGAACAGTAACACTCAAGGATACATGGGCAAAAATAGTACAAAAAGAAGGGTGATTGGCTTTAACATTGTAGAACCCTGTGCAATAGGAAAATAGTTTAAAAAGCATGATGAATAGCACCAAAATTATTGACAAAATTTTTGTTTACAGAAACAATGTGCTATAGATTGTTTATATAAAATTGCCCGGTGGTGTAATTGGCAACACATCTGACTCTGGATCAGAGTAGTCCAGGTTCGAGTCCTGGCCGGGCAGCATCTATGTAACAGAAAATGCAGAGGAATACTACAAACCCTCTGCATTTTTAATTTAAGCTTTCTTTATCAGTAACTATCGCCATGTATTATATTGCGTTACTCATATTTATAATAACCTATTCAGGAATAATTTTCACGCGCCTTCCCTGGGTTAATGTTGACAGGCCATCAGCTGCTTATTTTGGCGCTGTTGCTATGATTTTAACAGGAGTGCTTTCTTTTGAAGAAGCCATTCTTGCTATTGATTTTAACACTATAGCTCTGTTACTGGGTATGATGATAGTCATAGCAACATTAGAACTGGATGGCTTTTTTGCCTTTATTGCACAAAAGACTATATCTTTTTCCAAAACCCCCTTACAGCTTTTATGGATCATTACGTTCACTACTGGTATTGCAAGCGCATTTCTGGTTAATGATGCAGTTGTCCTGATGTTTACCCCTATTATAATATCAATATGCAGATCAGCACAACTGGACCCAAAACCATATCTAATAGCCGAAATATTGGCTTCTAATGTGGGCAGCACAATGACAATCACAGGTAATCCTCAGAATATGCTTATTGGCATTTATTCAGGCATTCCCTATATATATTTTCTTCTTCATCTGCTGCCAGTTTCAATTATTGGGATGATAATTATTGTAATGTGCATCAAACGTATGTATTCACATACTTTTGAAACACAGCAGGTACTGTATTATAGCCAGAACGACTACGAATATAACCTGTCATCCATAATATTTTCTGTCCCAATTTTTATTCTTATCACATTCTTTTTTCTTCTTCATCACGTTCTTGATATATCAATCCCACTGATTGCGCTGACTGGCAGTTCATTAATTTTACTATTGGGCAAAATCAAGCCATCAAGAATAATAAAAGAGATAGACTGGGTTTTATTGTTGTTCTTTGCATCACTATTTATAGTAGTCAAAGGTGCTGAAAAAGCTGGAATCCTGTCACTATTCTTGAAGTTTTCTCACTTTACTGACAACCTGTCCAGCATAACCCTTTTACATGCTATCAGCCTTGTATTTTCACAAATAGTCAGCAATGTACCGTATGTGATTTTATTAGGGCCTACATTACAATATAGTAACAGCAAGATTATATGGTTAGCGCTGGCTTCATCATCAACGCTGGCTGGTAATGCAACAATAATTGGGGCAATGGCAAATCTGATTGTGCTGGAATCAGCAGCAAAATCAGGTGTTAAAATAAGCTTTATGGAATTCTTAAAGCCTGGAATACTTGTTACAATAATAACATTGATACTATCAATAGCCGTATTATATCTGTATTCAGTGACTAACTCCCTGTAATATTTTTTAATCTTTTGAATAATTTATTTGTTGACATTAATAATTAAATACCCTAATCTATTAATAAGTATTTTAACAAGTATTTTGCAGTTATGAAACATATATAACAGGATTTTTGTTACGGTTGTTAATTCATAATTTATTTGAGTAATCAAATGCAAATTGATATACACAAAGAAGGACCATTACTAATATTTACGTTAAACGGTCGATACGATATTTCCGAAGTGCATAATTTTGAAACGGTTTATCGCCATCATATTGAAGATAATCCAAAAATTATTGCGCTTAACCTTCGCGACTTAAAATATATAGATTCGTCAGGCATTGGTTCTCTGGTACGATGCATGAATCTTGCCCTTAAAAGCAATATTGAATTTATTTGTTATGATATAAATGAGAATGTTGAAAGTATTTTTAAGATAGCTAAACTTGACCAATTTATTTCTATATTGACACAGGAAGAATTTATAAAAAAATATATTAAAAAGCAATAAATTCTTTTAATGATTCTTTTTCTTCCAGCACATTAATTAATGCATCAACTACTTTAGGATCAAACTGAGTGCCTTTATTTTTAATTATTTCCTGTTTTGCTTCATAAAGCGATAGTGCCTTTCTATATGGTCTGTCACTGAGCATTGCATCCAGCGCATCAGCAACTGCAATAATTTTTGATTCAATTGGAATTTTTTCACCCGGCAGTTGATAATAACCTTTGCCATCTGTACGC contains:
- a CDS encoding bile acid:sodium symporter — encoded protein: MKTAYEELEKMLEYKMNFKLLKSQLSINDEYYNFARFQEAPQQLPLDKIFKTSIVLMLFFVMLGMGLTLTLNDFKIVFTKPKGIITGAILQWAVMPFIAAAIGKALGFFEAFPYIYVGIVLITVSPGGVTSNLMTYYAKGDLALSISLISFSTVLSLFFTPFLLTLLCANVPEVTIPVKLIVQTIIVLVIIPLTRGFYLLNLNLHYQ
- a CDS encoding CoA-transferase: MGNRSDKPMNPLEMLAYILSKQIKDHEVVYIGTGLPMIAGILARKTHAPNIVLVYESGAQDPMEGALPWSVGGPATWRKSPLIMEMAYSFGQLYNGYVDKAFLGFAQIDMYGNVNTHMIGKDFLKPDHRLTGSGGNNDLSSLAESMILVGLQSPQKFVPKVDFITSPGFLDGGDSRKKAGLLGNGPVCVISQAAVFDFEPETKRMRVKSLHPGVSFDLCQLACGFELLKPEGEIPVTEVPSKEILEILRNEVDPRGVFTSIPGM
- a CDS encoding CoA-transferase, with product MGKFSFNEEALKNLKITDTSILERLVDFEDARRFHLNKDRSRKDKRMSLKEAVAEYVHDGDIMTDGGFCYVRTSIQSYFEVIRQQKKNLQFCSSPNTNHSYMINAGCCRYSHNSYLGAEMRGIDRNYARQLKAGKVTILSEWSHGTMAQGFKAAQLGLPGVFSKQLLGSDMLKYNPYVKVMQNPIRSDSDPVVFIPAIYPDVSIIHVHAADKKGNARFFGPAINDIAMAAATRKLIITAEEIVPESDIRYNNKGVYIPAMYVDAVVELPFGAVPGQMPGCYYWSRQWWEMAFRYAMKSDENFQHFLEYWVYGVKDQYEFIEKLGGAKWIAESRRLTKAEEYDNEDIGVDFDYEEYTSGEWPEDMSKMRFY
- a CDS encoding HAD-IIA family hydrolase, whose amino-acid sequence is MKVDRGYQKSFLIDIDGVIVRGSSLITGAKDFIDKLKKGSYPFLFLTNNSYYTPKELSERFFALGLDVDEDRFYTSAMATASFLVYQKPGCSAYVIGGKGLIQELEKNGIVITYKNPDYVIIGETEEYDYARIIEATYLIQEGARFIATNPDLTGPTQRGPVPACGALVAPIERVTGVRPYFLGKPNPAMMYWARKKLNVHSANCFMIGDRMDTDILGGSEAGMTCILVLSGVTTLAMVDRFPYQPDYIFEHVGEIDPDAILSRRERVKE
- a CDS encoding PHP domain-containing protein yields the protein MELIDLHCHTTASDGIYSPTGIIDYAIAHNVSVLAITDHDSIDGLAEALDYAKQKSFTLIPGIEFSIDFHHGSFHLVGMGIDYTNADLRYELEHLQMLRKQRIYKIIKDLQLHGIDVTDEEVDKEALGNSPGRPHVARVLVKKGYAPTVSDVFTRFMVKGKPGYVKKEKINFHRALQLIKASGGIAIVAHPVSLGFSTWDDCEQLIKEFFDAGVAGIEVYSAMHGDEDVTHLLHIAKKYSLLISGGSDFHGDKNESMGYYGEGKPIPVELAKQFLKMV
- a CDS encoding DUF72 domain-containing protein, which gives rise to MEQEQFYIGCSGWNYQHWRGVFYPVAVAKSKWLQYYATVFNTVEINATFYRQFKDSAYVNWYNKVPHGFCFSVKLSKYITHIKRLIDVNADVTTCVASASLLHEKLGVILIQLPPSLKFDASLVSDFLSVLPGNYRYAIEARHNSWMCDSSFSLLHHYNVAWCISDTAGRYPYYEEVTADFVYIRLHGSTQLYASNYSDNELHNWAEKILKWNKLTYCYFDNDFNAYAVYNALSLKKLLMLVRPSPCSDYM
- a CDS encoding transposase → MARKLRVQLPGLTYHITSRCIEWKSMLQEDYFKSCFVEILNKAKAKYHFKLIAFCIMDNHIHLVIHTVDDGAPISRIVQYIKARFAEVYNKVTGRTGPFWNERYKDSIIQFAKDGFHYLLWLLWYLAHNPIRKRVCSDPTTYTYSSIQAYLDENADVGVPIDHHEYFLELGETFARRVAVFMKYEEYYRKKYSMILGWV
- a CDS encoding glutamine--tRNA ligase/YqeY domain fusion protein, whose product is MELPQATNFIEEIINEDLKNNVCTSIITRFPPEPNGYLHIGHAKSICLNFGIAQKYNGTCNLRLDDTNPEKEDVEYVESIKQDIQWLGFQWDGDVKHASDYFEQLYEWAKELIKKGKAYVCDMSAEEVAATRGTPTQPGKESPYRNRSVEENLELFERMKNGEFPDGSKTLRAKIDMASPNMHMRDPVMYRIKHAEHHRTGNRWCIYPTYDWAHGQSDYIEGITHSICTLEFEVHRPLYDWFLDQIATGQRPKQIEFARLNLTYTVMSKRMLLRLVQEGFVNGWDDPRMPTIAGLRRRGYTPDSIKNFAKLVGVAKKDSMVDIALLEHCIREDLNKRANRVMCVLNPLKVVILNYPDNQIEYVEGINNPEDPAAGTRNIPFSRVLYIERDDFMENPPKKFFRLSPGAEVRLRYTYFIKCVNVIKDSNGTITEIHCTYDPNTKEGYAPDGRKVKGTIHWVSAEHALPAEIRLYDRLFTREDPSEVEGDKDFTAYINPDSLKVVNGYIEPYVKGIQVYTNFQFERLGYFTVDPDSNKDKLIFNRTVTLKDTWAKIVQKEG
- a CDS encoding SLC13 family permease: MYYIALLIFIITYSGIIFTRLPWVNVDRPSAAYFGAVAMILTGVLSFEEAILAIDFNTIALLLGMMIVIATLELDGFFAFIAQKTISFSKTPLQLLWIITFTTGIASAFLVNDAVVLMFTPIIISICRSAQLDPKPYLIAEILASNVGSTMTITGNPQNMLIGIYSGIPYIYFLLHLLPVSIIGMIIIVMCIKRMYSHTFETQQVLYYSQNDYEYNLSSIIFSVPIFILITFFFLLHHVLDISIPLIALTGSSLILLLGKIKPSRIIKEIDWVLLLFFASLFIVVKGAEKAGILSLFLKFSHFTDNLSSITLLHAISLVFSQIVSNVPYVILLGPTLQYSNSKIIWLALASSSTLAGNATIIGAMANLIVLESAAKSGVKISFMEFLKPGILVTIITLILSIAVLYLYSVTNSL
- a CDS encoding STAS domain-containing protein, with the protein product MQIDIHKEGPLLIFTLNGRYDISEVHNFETVYRHHIEDNPKIIALNLRDLKYIDSSGIGSLVRCMNLALKSNIEFICYDINENVESIFKIAKLDQFISILTQEEFIKKYIKKQ